In the genome of uncultured Paludibaculum sp., the window TGTATGCGCAGGTGTCGCTGAGCATTCGCCGGGCCAGCCCGCCGCTCATCATTCCGGGCGATACGCTGCTCATCCGGCCGCAGGGCACGATGGTGGCGGTGGTCCGCCCCGACAACAGCGTCCATTTCCAGAAGATCCTGGTCGGCCGCGACTTCGGGAAAGAGGTCGAAGTGATCAAAGGTCTGGAAGAAGGGCAGGCTCTGGTCGTCAACGCCAACGACTCCGTGCAGGAGGGCGTCAAGGTGAAGACGGTGAAGCTGAAAGAGGACGGCGCCAAGCGCTGAGCAGGTGGCCATCAAACGCATGCAAATTCCCCGGCAATCGACTGTTTGGCTTGCCCTGTGCCTGTTGGCGCAAAGCACGGTATTCGGCGGCGACGGAGGCGTGTTGCAGCCGTTCAAGCGGCCGTATCTGGCTCCGGTCCGGCAGGCCCCAGTCCTCACCAACTCGCCTCGCTTTGAACAGTTGCTGCGAGCCGGAAATCTCTATCTCACGCTCGAAGACGCCCTTCAACTGGCCATCGAGAACAACCTCGATGTCGAGATCCAACGGTATGCCCGGTCCACGGCCGACACGGAACTGTTGCGCACCCGTGGTGGCGGACTCACGCGCGGCCTCTCGCTGAACCTCTCCGAGATGCCCGCCGGCGTGGGCGGCCCCACCAGCCAGTTGCTCACCAGCTCTTCGCGCATCATTCCCGGCACATCGGTCTCCACCAACCCATTGGAGGTCGGAGCCCTGGGTGTGGTGCAGACCAACCTCAGCATCACCGGTGCCACGGCGCTCTCCACGGGCAGCGTCATCCCGGTCTTCGATCCGTTTCTCAGCGGCAACTTCAACTACTCCCACCTCAGCACCCCGCAGACCAACCTGGCCGTGGCCGGGGCGCCCAATCTGATTACCGGCAACACCTCGGCCGGCGTGGGCTATCGGCAGGGCTTTGGCTCCGGCGCGGCCGTCAGCGCGGGGTTCACCAACCTGCGTCAGACGACGAATTCCATCCGCGGCAGCTACAGTCCGTACACCGCGTCCGCCCTCACTCTCAACGTCACCCAGCCTTTGATGCGCGGAGCCGGGTTCAGCGTGAACCGCCGCTTCCAGCGTCAGGCCGAGAACGAACAGAAGATCGCGGACCTGCTCTTCCGCCAACAGCTCATCAACACGGTCTACGGAGTCACGCGTCTCTACGACGACTTTGTCGCACTCTATGAGGACGTCAAGGTGAAAGAGGAGACCTTGCGTCTGGCTCAGAAACTATTCGACGACACGAAGGCGCAGGTGGACGAAGGCGCGCTGGCGACGGTGGAGATGGCGCGCGCGAACGCGCAGGTCTACTCGACCCGGCTGGACTTGGAACGTGCGCGCGGTCTGCTGGAAGAGCAGGAAGTGATCCTGAAAACCGTCCTGACACGGCGTGGCACGGAGGACGATGTGGTGCGCAAGGCGCGCGTGATCCCCATGGGTACGCTGGCGCTGCCGCCCGAGGAAACTCGTGAGTCACCGGAACTCATGAACATCGCCGCGCAGAACCGGCCGGATCTTTCCACGGCGGCCCTGCAGATCTTGAATTCCGAGTTGTCCTTGAAGGGCTCGCGGAATGCACTGAAACCGCAGGTGGACATTGTGGCGTTCGCGACCAATAACGGGTTGGCAGGCGAGGTGAATCCCGTGGCCGTGACGCCGGACACGACGTTCATCGGCAGCTACGGCAGTGCGCTGGGCCAGATCTTCCGGCGCGACTACCCGTCGTACGGAGCGGGGCTCCAGATTGATCTGCCGCTGCGGAATCGCGTGGCGCAGGCTGACGTGGCACGGGATGAGATCCAGTTCAAGCAGACGAAGATCCGCGAGCAGCAGTTGCGTAACCAGGCGAGGCTCGAGGTGGAAGACGCGCTCATCGCCCAGCGGCGCGCCAAGGCGGCCTACGAGGCGGCCATCCAGGCGCGTGTGTATCAGGAAGAATCGTTGAAAGCGGAGCAGGCCAAGTTCGAGGTCGGGGCGTCCACCAGCTACCTGGTGATTCAGTTCCAGAGTTTCCTGGCGCAGGCGCGGTCGACGGAAGTTGCGGCCAAGGGTGCGTACGTGAAGGCCAGAGCGGCACTGCAACGCGCGACAGGTACGATTCTGGCGGACTACAGCATCTCGGTGGAGGCGGCGCACCAGGGGGCGCGGTAGGGGTAGCGAAGCAGTCCGCGCTGCGAACCGCGACTGGCAAGGAGCGGGCACCTGTTACCACCCGGCTGCCTGGACGCGCTGCCGCCTATCAAACGAGTTACCATCCAACTGAACCCATCGTGATCTACCTGATCACCTTCGCATGCTATGGATGCCATCTCCATGGCGGCGAATACGGCTCGGTGGACCGTAACCACAACATTTTCGGCACGCCTTTTCTGGAGGCCGGCCCGGCGCTGGCCGCGTTTGAGAGCAGGCAAATGGATCAAGCGCCATACTGCATGGACGAACGTCGTCGCGAGGCTGTGCTGGGGGCGATTGTGGAGACTTGCGAATATCATGGGTGGGCTCTTTGGGCCGCTCATGTGCGCAGCAACCACGTGCACTCGGTGGTGCAGGCAGGGGTTTCGCCGGAGCGGGTCATGTTCGTCCTCAAAGCTTTCGCAAGTCGTCGCCTGAATGAGTTGGGCCTGGATGCTCCGGGCAGGAAGCGATGGGGCCGGCACGGCAGTACCCGGTGGCTTCACGCGCCGGAGCAGGTTGCAGCGGCCGTGCAGTATGTGCTCGCGGAGCAGGGTCCTCCGATGGCGGTGTGGCCGGAGTGACACAGGGGGGACGGGCCGGAAACGGCGGCGCGCGCGCCCGCTCCTTGCCAGTCGCGGTTCGCAACGGCTCTGCTACTGGGCCACGCTCACCCACTCCAGCGTCCGCGTCGGCCGCTTCCAGATCACCACTTGTTGCCCATCCATGCCTGCCAGCACGGCTCCTCGCGGCAATTGCGGCAATCCCGCCACAATCACCCAGGCGCCGGTCTCCCGGTTCAGCTTCATCAGACGGTACGGCGTGTCCAACTGCTCCTGCTCGCCGCCGCCGCGCTGCGGCATCAATCCGTAAATCACCCCATCCGGCGACGCCGTGAACGACATCTGCGACTTGCCCTGCAGCGCCAACGGCACCGGCCACGTCGCCACGTCGGCGGACCTGGTGTCGAACTCGATCACCGCCGCCGCATTGGGTAGCCAGGCCGCGACATGCCCCGGAGCCTCGGCCAGCATCGCAGGCGAACCCGCTGGGCCGGTCTCGTGCGCTTGCCGGGGTTCCTCGGCGTCCGACCCGATCAGGCGAATCCTTTTTCGCGGCAGAATCCCCCAGGGACCGGACGCGGGCCCGGACAGCCGGTGGAACATCGACTCCTCCAGTCCTGGGCCCATGCACCAGATGCCCGTTGCCGCGTCGGGCGCGATGCGGAAGCACAACACCGAGTCGAGCGTGAGGAACCCAGGCCCACCTTGCAGAGGGTACAGCGCCAATACCCGCGAACTTGCCCCCAGCGGATACAGCACAGCCATGGAAATCAGCAGCGTTCCATCGCCGGTGAGTGCGAAGTCGTGCACCTCCACGCGCCGCACATCTTTCAACCCGGAGCCGGCCTCCACGGTGCGCTCCAGCCGCCCGTCCCGCGTCCGTATGGCCACATTGCCGCCGCGGGCCGTCGACTCCAGCGAGACGATGTGATTGGCCTGGAACTTGACCTCCAACGTCTGGTCGGGCAGCCGCACTTGCGCGACGGCCGTCAGCCCAAGCAGAAGCTGCGCAAGTCCTCCAGCGAAAGCGCGGGCTCGCCCGGAGCCACGTGATCCAGCTTGCCGGCCAGCATCCATTCTTCGAGCTTACCTACTAGCTCGTAGAGGTGCTCGAATCCTTCGACTACAAAGAGCAGCGGCTGGTAGTGGTCGATCTCGAATGACTGGTGGATCATCCACTCCAGTGACGCCTGGCTGCGCTGCACCTCCGCCGATTCCACCGCATGCGGCAGCTCTCCACAGGAACTCAGCAGCCCGCTGCCGTAGGCCCGCAACCCGGCGCGATCTCGCATTAGTCCGAACTCCACGGTGAACCAGAAGAAGCGCGCCATCCCTTTGACGATGGACGCGAGCCGCTCCAGACGCACAGTCTTGTCGGCAATGCCCGACGCGATGGCCGCCGCCGTGTGGGCGCAATCGCCAAAGCGGACCAGGGTCTCGGCGAAGTCCCGATGGGTGTGCATGGGGACGTGGCCGGCGATGTCGTGGAAGATGTCCGGCTCGGGCAGGTAGTCGAGCGAATCGAGAGCACGGATCGTCACAGTGGTGGGAAACTCGCGGCGGCGCAGACAGTCGAAGAAGAGGAACGGGGGCACGTAGCCGCTCACGGCCCGGGCCCGAAATCCAGTGAGTGGCGCGAGGAAGTGGTTCACATCCTCCAAACGGGGCACTCGGACCGGATCCAGGTGCAGTGTGTCGAGGCCGTTCAGAAAGTGGGGATTCGCATAGCGGGCCCAACTCGGCTGCATTCGCGCGAACAACGACTGCCAGGCAGCGTGGTTCTCCGCGCTGTACAACTCGTAAGGCTGGCGGATGAACAGCTCATGACGGTCACGAGCCTCTTCGACAAAAGGAGCGGCTGTTGTGGTGAGCATCCCGGTCACCTCTCTGGTGTCTTAGAAATAGCACCACCTAATTGTGGTGTCAATACGGAAATGGTAGGATTCTGACAAAGGAGGGGCGGAAACAGCGATCAGCACTCAGCTACTAGCGATCAGCCCGGGCGCGCGCGTGTTCTGGGGCTGACCGCTGAAAGCCGACAGCTGACAGCTTCC includes:
- a CDS encoding phenylalanine 4-monooxygenase codes for the protein MLTTTAAPFVEEARDRHELFIRQPYELYSAENHAAWQSLFARMQPSWARYANPHFLNGLDTLHLDPVRVPRLEDVNHFLAPLTGFRARAVSGYVPPFLFFDCLRRREFPTTVTIRALDSLDYLPEPDIFHDIAGHVPMHTHRDFAETLVRFGDCAHTAAAIASGIADKTVRLERLASIVKGMARFFWFTVEFGLMRDRAGLRAYGSGLLSSCGELPHAVESAEVQRSQASLEWMIHQSFEIDHYQPLLFVVEGFEHLYELVGKLEEWMLAGKLDHVAPGEPALSLEDLRSFCLG
- a CDS encoding transposase, with the translated sequence MIYLITFACYGCHLHGGEYGSVDRNHNIFGTPFLEAGPALAAFESRQMDQAPYCMDERRREAVLGAIVETCEYHGWALWAAHVRSNHVHSVVQAGVSPERVMFVLKAFASRRLNELGLDAPGRKRWGRHGSTRWLHAPEQVAAAVQYVLAEQGPPMAVWPE
- a CDS encoding TolC family protein codes for the protein MQIPRQSTVWLALCLLAQSTVFGGDGGVLQPFKRPYLAPVRQAPVLTNSPRFEQLLRAGNLYLTLEDALQLAIENNLDVEIQRYARSTADTELLRTRGGGLTRGLSLNLSEMPAGVGGPTSQLLTSSSRIIPGTSVSTNPLEVGALGVVQTNLSITGATALSTGSVIPVFDPFLSGNFNYSHLSTPQTNLAVAGAPNLITGNTSAGVGYRQGFGSGAAVSAGFTNLRQTTNSIRGSYSPYTASALTLNVTQPLMRGAGFSVNRRFQRQAENEQKIADLLFRQQLINTVYGVTRLYDDFVALYEDVKVKEETLRLAQKLFDDTKAQVDEGALATVEMARANAQVYSTRLDLERARGLLEEQEVILKTVLTRRGTEDDVVRKARVIPMGTLALPPEETRESPELMNIAAQNRPDLSTAALQILNSELSLKGSRNALKPQVDIVAFATNNGLAGEVNPVAVTPDTTFIGSYGSALGQIFRRDYPSYGAGLQIDLPLRNRVAQADVARDEIQFKQTKIREQQLRNQARLEVEDALIAQRRAKAAYEAAIQARVYQEESLKAEQAKFEVGASTSYLVIQFQSFLAQARSTEVAAKGAYVKARAALQRATGTILADYSISVEAAHQGAR